The following coding sequences lie in one Peribacillus frigoritolerans genomic window:
- a CDS encoding flagellar hook-basal body protein, with protein MLRGFYTAASGMLTQQRRTELLTNNMSNANTTGYKADQMSVRSFPEMLISNIGGKTVPTENKLSMTNLSQVGGLSTGVYVQEANPLFTHGTLEETQLNTDISLVDENLPINEETGRQGSVFFTVQDGDGAIRYTRNGSFTLDGQGYLTTPSGHYVLNENNEKIKLDSDQFTVAENGVILEGNVQTALIGIGYSDDPSLQLMKDGEGLYKAVNDGDLPSAYAAADVGFSTKQGFLEGSNVDQSRTMTEMMSAYRSFEANQKVLQAYDKSLDKAVNEVGRL; from the coding sequence ATGTTAAGAGGTTTTTATACGGCTGCTTCCGGGATGCTTACACAGCAAAGGCGCACAGAATTGCTCACAAACAATATGTCCAATGCGAACACAACAGGGTATAAAGCGGATCAAATGAGCGTAAGGTCTTTTCCGGAAATGCTCATAAGCAACATAGGTGGTAAAACGGTTCCTACGGAGAACAAATTGAGCATGACTAACTTATCCCAGGTTGGAGGGCTCAGTACGGGTGTTTACGTACAGGAGGCGAATCCTTTATTTACCCATGGTACATTGGAGGAGACGCAGCTTAATACGGATATTTCCTTAGTTGATGAAAATCTGCCGATCAATGAAGAAACGGGTCGGCAAGGATCTGTGTTTTTTACTGTCCAGGATGGTGATGGTGCTATCCGTTATACGCGTAACGGCAGTTTCACCCTGGATGGGCAAGGTTATCTGACCACGCCATCGGGTCATTATGTATTGAACGAAAATAATGAAAAGATCAAGCTTGATAGCGATCAGTTCACAGTAGCGGAAAACGGTGTTATTTTAGAAGGAAATGTTCAAACCGCACTTATTGGCATCGGTTATTCGGATGATCCGTCATTACAGCTCATGAAGGATGGGGAAGGCCTATATAAGGCTGTGAATGATGGGGATTTACCTAGCGCATACGCGGCTGCAGATGTCGGTTTTTCTACTAAGCAAGGCTTTCTTGAAGGCTCCAATGTTGACCAATCGAGAACGATGACAGAAATGATGTCGGCATACCGCTCTTTTGAAGCGAATCAGAAGGT
- a CDS encoding rod shape-determining protein, translating into MFARDIGIDLGTANVLIHVKGKGIVLNEPSVVAIDKNTNRVLAVGEEARKMVGRTPGNIIAIRPLKDGVIADFDVTESMLKHFINTLNVKGFLSKPRILICCPTNITSVEQKAIKEAAEKSGGKKVFLEEEPKVAAIGAGMDIFQPSGNMVVDIGGGTTDIAVLSMGDIVTSSSIKMAGDKFDNEILNYIKRKYKLLIGERTAENIKIQVATVFPGSRNEVIDIRGRDMVSGLPRTISVNSEEIEEALREQVSIIVQAAKSVLERTPPELSADIIDRGVILTGGGALLHGIDLLLAEELKVPVLVAEQPMDCVAIGTGIMLDNMDKLPRHKFN; encoded by the coding sequence ATGTTTGCTAGAGATATTGGGATAGATCTTGGAACAGCCAATGTTCTTATACATGTCAAAGGTAAAGGAATTGTGTTAAATGAGCCTTCGGTAGTAGCGATTGATAAGAATACGAACCGTGTTCTTGCCGTCGGGGAGGAAGCTCGTAAAATGGTAGGCCGTACTCCAGGAAACATCATCGCAATCCGACCTTTAAAAGACGGTGTCATTGCGGATTTTGATGTAACAGAATCGATGCTTAAGCATTTTATCAATACATTGAATGTGAAAGGCTTCCTTTCAAAGCCTAGAATTTTAATCTGCTGCCCGACCAACATAACAAGTGTCGAACAAAAGGCGATTAAAGAAGCTGCCGAAAAAAGCGGCGGAAAGAAAGTATTCCTTGAAGAAGAACCAAAAGTGGCTGCAATCGGTGCCGGCATGGATATTTTTCAACCAAGCGGCAATATGGTCGTGGACATTGGCGGGGGTACAACGGATATTGCCGTTCTTTCAATGGGGGATATCGTTACATCATCTTCTATCAAAATGGCCGGTGACAAATTCGATAATGAAATTTTAAATTATATCAAACGGAAGTATAAGCTCCTCATTGGTGAACGTACAGCGGAAAACATTAAAATCCAGGTTGCAACCGTCTTCCCTGGATCTCGTAATGAAGTCATCGATATCCGTGGGCGCGATATGGTATCGGGATTGCCTAGAACCATTTCGGTCAATTCAGAAGAAATTGAGGAGGCTCTCCGCGAGCAGGTTTCCATCATTGTACAAGCTGCAAAAAGCGTACTTGAGCGGACGCCGCCAGAACTTTCTGCTGATATCATCGACCGCGGAGTCATTTTAACAGGCGGGGGAGCATTGCTTCACGGGATTGATTTACTTCTTGCTGAAGAGCTTAAGGTCCCAGTACTCGTTGCCGAGCAGCCAATGGATTGTGTAGCAATCGGAACCGGTATCATGCTTGATAACATGGATAAATTGCCACGGCACAAATTCAACTAA
- the spoIIID gene encoding sporulation transcriptional regulator SpoIIID, protein MHDYIKERTIKIGKYIVETRKTVRVIAKEFGVSKSTVHKDLTERLPEINPDLANEVKDILDYHKSIRHLRGGEATKLKYKRSEREEEIVK, encoded by the coding sequence GTGCACGATTACATCAAAGAAAGAACTATCAAGATAGGAAAGTATATCGTGGAAACTAGAAAAACAGTCCGCGTCATTGCAAAAGAGTTCGGGGTCTCTAAAAGCACAGTGCATAAAGACTTAACTGAGAGGCTGCCAGAAATTAATCCTGATTTGGCTAACGAAGTGAAGGATATATTGGATTATCATAAATCCATTCGTCACCTTAGAGGTGGAGAAGCGACAAAATTAAAATATAAACGTTCTGAAAGAGAAGAAGAAATCGTGAAATGA